The Coffea arabica cultivar ET-39 chromosome 8e, Coffea Arabica ET-39 HiFi, whole genome shotgun sequence genome window below encodes:
- the LOC113704996 gene encoding dehydration-responsive element-binding protein 1A-like has translation MDASSSCSDPHPFGSLSDVSPTTAQRAINSDEEIILSSSRPKKRAGRKKFKETRHPVYRGIRRRRWNSNKWVCELREPNKQSRIWLGTYPTAEMAARAYDVAALALRGHLACLNFADSVWRLPVPASRDAKDIRKAAAEAAEMFRSQEECDNSNSEASASGSGSESGDHHHHHQVGEEIGDIQHDNNEVSSFGHGEALQKNGEESTSSMFMDDEALFDMHGLMVNMAEGLLLSPPHCLGESYSFDEVESDAEVPLWSYTF, from the coding sequence ATGGATGCCTCCAGCTCGTGCTCTGATCCACACCCATTTGGTTCGTTGTCCGATGTTTCTCCCACGACAGCCCAAAGAGCCATAAATTCCGACGAGGAGATTATTTTGTCGTCGAGCAGGCCGAAGAAGCGAGCTGGGAGGAAGAAGTTCAAGGAGACGAGACACCCGGTTTACAGGGGCATAAGGAGGAGAAGATGGAATTCCAACAAGTGGGTTTGCGAGCTACGCGAGCCCAACAAGCAATCGAGAATATGGCTAGGAACGTATCCTACTGCGGAGATGGCGGCTCGAGCTTACGATGTTGCTGCATTGGCGTTAAGGGGTCATTTGGCTTGCTTGAACTTTGCTGACTCCGTCTGGCGTTTGCCCGTCCCGGCGTCCAGGGATGCCAAGGACATCCGTAAAGCGGCAGCCGAGGCGGCGGAAATGTTCAGGTCCCAAGAAGAATGTGATAATAGCAATTCTGAGGCTTCGGCCAGCGGAAGCGGGAGCGAGTCTggagatcatcatcatcatcatcaagtaGGAGAAGAAATCGGGGATATCCAACACGACAACAATGAAGTAAGCAGCTTTGGTCACGGGGAGGCGTTGCAGAAGAATGGTGAGGAAAGTACGAGTTCGATGTTTATGGACGATGAAGCTCTGTTTGACATGCATGGGTTGATGGTAAACATGGCAGAAGGGCTTTTGCTGTCTCCACCTCATTGCTTAGGAGAGAGTTATAGTTTTGATGAGGTGGAAAGTGATGCTGAAGTGCCATTGTGGAGTTATACATTTTAA